In Citrus sinensis cultivar Valencia sweet orange chromosome 4, DVS_A1.0, whole genome shotgun sequence, one DNA window encodes the following:
- the LOC127901886 gene encoding uncharacterized protein LOC127901886, with translation MAQNNNRTLKELAAPNLDQQPLCIENPNPQVNFELKSGMIHLLPTFHGLAGEDPNKHLKEFHVVCSTMKPAGVSEEQVKLMAFPFSLADSAKEWLYYLPSGTVTTWNEMRQLFLEKYFPASKAGSIRKEICGIRQYNGEPLYDYWERFKKLCASCPHHQISDQLLIQYFYEGLLPMDRSMIDAASGGALVDKTLEAARNLIANMAANSQQFNTRNDLLPPPKRVNEVSTTSLEKQVSNLTSLVQQLALGQQMRPCGVCSMVGHATDMCPTLQEGSHEQANAVEGFLGQPRQRYDPYSNFYNEGWKDHPNFRYGNQQQGIPNVAPSRPPGYPQQRVQQPYQVRSPPPPQNQGTSLEDLVKALATNFMQF, from the coding sequence GCAGCTCCTAACTTGGACCAGCAACCCTTATGCATTGAGAATCCAAACCCTCAGGTAAATTTTGAACTCAAATCTGGGAtgattcatcttcttcctaCTTTTCATGGTCTTGCAGGAGAGGATCCAAATAAGCACTTGAAGGAGTTCCATGTGGTCTGCTCCACAATGAAACCAGCCGGAGTTTCTGAAGAGCAAGTTAAGCTAATGGCCTTCCCATTCTCTTTGGCGGATTCAGCCAAGGAATGGTTGTACTATCTTCCCTCCGGTACtgtcactacatggaatgagaTGCGGCAGCtatttttggagaaatattTCCCAGCATCAAAAGCTGGCAGCATtcgaaaagaaatttgtggaaTCCGACAGTATAATGGAGAGCCGCTCTACGACTATTGGGAACGATTCAAAAAGCTATGTGCTAGTTGCCCCCACCATCAGATAAgtgatcaacttcttattcaatacttTTATGAGGGTCTACTGCCTatggataggagtatgattgatgctgctagtggaggAGCACTCGTGGATAAGACACTAGAAGCAGCCCGAAATCTCATTGCTAACATGGCTGCTAATTCCCAACAGTTTAACACTAGAAACGATCTACTGCCGCCACCTAAGCGagtcaatgaggtaagtacTACTTCTTTAGAAAAACAAGTTTCAAATCTTACTTCTTTGGTGCAACAATTAGCTCTAGGGCAACAAATGAGACCGTGTGGCGTATGTTCTATGGTCGGACATGCGACTGACATGTGCCCTACTCTCCAAGAGGGATCACATGAGCAGGCCAACGCAGTTGAGGGGTTCCTAGGCCAACCAAGACAAAGGTATGATCCCTACTCTAATTTTTACAATGAAGGGTGGAAGGATCACCCTAATTTTAGGTATGGGAACCAACAACAAGGCATTCCTAATGTGGCACCATCTCGACCACCGGGCTACCCCCAACAGCGGGTGCAACAGCCTTACCAAGTTCGGTCACCCCCACCTCCTCAAAATCAAGGTACATCTTTAGAAGATCTTGTAAAAGCTCTCGCTACTAACTTTATGCAATTCTAA